One Paraburkholderia kururiensis DNA window includes the following coding sequences:
- the flhD gene encoding flagellar transcriptional regulator FlhD: MSATTTSDMLTEIKEVNLSYLLLAQRLLREDKPMGMFRMGISEQLADVLASLSLAQTVRLAASNQVPCRFRFDDHAILSSLADKGKTLAHAQTHSAILMAGQPVEQIG; encoded by the coding sequence ATGAGCGCCACCACGACCAGTGACATGCTCACTGAGATCAAGGAAGTGAATCTGTCGTACCTGTTGCTCGCCCAACGTCTGTTGCGCGAAGACAAGCCGATGGGCATGTTCCGCATGGGCATCTCCGAGCAGCTCGCCGACGTTCTGGCCAGCCTCTCGCTCGCGCAGACGGTGCGGCTGGCGGCGTCGAACCAGGTGCCGTGCCGCTTCCGCTTCGACGATCACGCCATTCTTTCCTCGCTTGCCGACAAGGGCAAAACGCTTGCGCACGCGCAAACGCATTCCGCCATCCTGATGGCGGGCCAGCCTGTCGAGCAGATCGGCTGA
- a CDS encoding glycosyltransferase family 4 protein has product MRIAQIAPLYEAVPPKLYGGTERVVSYLTEALVELGHDVTLFASGDSVTSARLEAAWPRALRLDPTIRDAMAPHVLLLEQVRRVAHEFDVLHFHLDYLPFPLFSSLDTPFVTTLHGRLDLPELQPVFDTFSEAPVISISDSQRQPLKQANWLNTVYHGLPSQLLTPQAHRKPEYLAFLGRICPEKRVDTAIKIAAQSGLPLKIAAKVDKVDEEYFKRDIEPLLSQAHVEFIGEINEAQKPEFLSGAKALLFPIDWSEPFGLVMIESMACGTPVIAFNRGSVPEVIDQGVTGYIVEDVQGAVAALTHIDELSRDAIREQFERRFTSKTMAQNYLDSYATLLEATRRPVLRRVAAG; this is encoded by the coding sequence ATGCGTATCGCACAAATCGCGCCGCTATATGAAGCCGTCCCGCCGAAGCTGTATGGCGGCACTGAGCGCGTCGTGTCCTATCTGACCGAAGCCCTGGTGGAACTGGGCCACGACGTGACGCTTTTCGCGAGCGGCGATTCCGTGACTTCCGCCAGGCTGGAAGCGGCGTGGCCGCGCGCGCTGCGGCTCGATCCGACCATTCGCGACGCCATGGCGCCGCACGTGCTGCTGCTCGAGCAGGTGCGCCGCGTCGCGCACGAGTTCGACGTGCTGCACTTTCACCTGGATTACCTGCCGTTCCCGCTGTTCTCCTCGCTCGACACGCCGTTCGTGACCACGCTGCACGGCCGCCTGGATCTGCCGGAACTGCAGCCCGTCTTCGATACGTTTTCCGAAGCGCCCGTCATTTCGATTTCGGATTCGCAGCGCCAGCCGCTCAAGCAGGCGAACTGGCTGAACACGGTCTACCACGGCCTGCCCTCGCAACTGCTGACACCGCAGGCGCACCGCAAGCCGGAGTACCTGGCGTTCCTCGGGCGCATCTGTCCGGAAAAGCGTGTCGACACGGCCATCAAGATTGCGGCCCAAAGCGGCCTGCCGCTGAAGATCGCGGCGAAGGTCGACAAGGTCGACGAGGAATATTTCAAGCGCGATATCGAGCCGCTGCTCTCGCAGGCGCACGTGGAGTTCATCGGCGAGATCAACGAGGCGCAGAAGCCCGAGTTCCTCTCCGGGGCGAAGGCGCTACTCTTCCCGATCGACTGGTCGGAGCCGTTCGGCCTCGTGATGATCGAATCGATGGCCTGCGGTACACCGGTCATCGCATTCAACCGCGGGTCGGTGCCCGAGGTGATCGATCAGGGCGTGACCGGCTATATCGTCGAGGACGTGCAGGGCGCCGTGGCGGCGTTGACGCATATCGACGAGCTGTCGCGCGACGCAATCCGCGAACAGTTCGAACGCCGGTTTACGTCGAAGACCATGGCGCAGAACTATCTGGACAGCTACGCCACCTTGCTGGAGGCGACGCGCCGGCCGGTGCTGCGGCGGGTGGCGGCAGGCTGA
- the aqpZ gene encoding aquaporin Z, translated as MHLSKRLAAELIGTFWLVFGGCGSAVLAANFAGPVHGLGIGFVGVSLAFGLTVLTMAYAIGHISGCHLNPAVSVGLAVAGRFPARDVIPYIVAQVVGAVLAAFVLSQIALGKPGFDLVASGFATNGYGDHSPGHYTLAAAFICEVVMTAFFLFVILGATDTRAPAGFAPIAIGLCLTLVHLVSIPVTNTSVNPARSTGPALFVGGEAIGQLWLFWVAPIIGAVIAGVIYPVVAGKKPEGQAVSAASAA; from the coding sequence ATGCATCTGTCCAAACGACTCGCGGCCGAGTTGATCGGCACCTTCTGGCTGGTCTTCGGCGGCTGCGGCAGCGCCGTGCTGGCCGCCAATTTCGCAGGGCCGGTTCATGGCCTTGGTATCGGCTTCGTGGGCGTCTCGCTCGCCTTTGGCCTTACCGTGCTGACGATGGCCTACGCCATCGGGCATATTTCGGGCTGCCATCTGAACCCGGCCGTCAGCGTCGGCCTGGCCGTTGCGGGGCGCTTTCCGGCACGGGACGTCATTCCCTACATCGTGGCCCAGGTAGTAGGCGCCGTGCTGGCCGCATTCGTGCTCTCGCAGATCGCGCTCGGCAAGCCGGGCTTCGACCTCGTTGCAAGCGGCTTTGCGACCAACGGCTACGGCGACCACTCGCCAGGCCATTACACGCTCGCCGCCGCGTTTATCTGTGAAGTGGTAATGACGGCGTTCTTCCTCTTCGTCATTCTGGGCGCCACGGACACGCGCGCGCCGGCCGGCTTCGCCCCGATCGCGATTGGCCTGTGCCTCACGCTCGTCCATCTCGTCTCCATTCCGGTCACTAACACGTCGGTGAATCCGGCACGCTCGACCGGCCCCGCGCTGTTCGTCGGCGGCGAGGCTATCGGCCAGCTTTGGCTGTTCTGGGTGGCGCCCATTATCGGCGCCGTAATTGCCGGCGTGATCTATCCGGTCGTGGCCGGGAAGAAGCCGGAAGGCCAGGCGGTGTCCGCCGCGTCGGCCGCGTAA
- a CDS encoding H-NS histone family protein — MSQYAELKAQIAQLQAQADEARRTEVADVIASIRQKIAEYGLTAQDLGFPTGARRGRPPKKAPLPPRYQDPKTGSTWSGRGKPPKWIAGKNRERFLITQ; from the coding sequence ATGTCGCAGTACGCAGAACTCAAGGCTCAGATCGCCCAACTCCAGGCTCAGGCCGACGAGGCACGGCGAACTGAAGTGGCGGACGTGATTGCGTCGATCCGCCAGAAAATCGCGGAATACGGCCTGACCGCGCAGGACCTCGGATTCCCCACCGGCGCCCGCCGCGGCCGTCCGCCCAAGAAGGCGCCGCTGCCGCCGCGATACCAGGATCCGAAGACGGGCAGTACGTGGAGCGGTCGGGGCAAGCCGCCCAAGTGGATTGCCGGCAAAAATCGCGAGCGCTTTCTGATTACCCAGTAA
- the motA gene encoding flagellar motor stator protein MotA, with amino-acid sequence MLIFVGTLVTLLSVFGGYALEGGHLAALVQPVEVLMIAGAGFGAFILGNGIKTIKATARVIPTLFKGSKYNKDVYMELMGLLYVLLAKARKEGTLTLEADIDDPDKSPIFTQYPKILADRHIVEFLTDYLRLMVGGNMNAFEIESLMDEEIETHHSEGEAPAHALAKVGDAMPAFGIVAAVMGVVHTMASADKPPAVLGEMIAQALVGTFLGILLSYGLIGPLASLAEQRVTESTKMFQCIKVTILASLNGYAPAIAVEFGRKVLFSTERPSFAELEEHVRRVKAK; translated from the coding sequence GTGCTGATTTTCGTGGGAACACTCGTAACGCTGTTGTCCGTCTTCGGCGGCTACGCGCTGGAGGGCGGTCATCTGGCCGCGCTGGTGCAGCCGGTCGAAGTGCTGATGATCGCGGGCGCCGGTTTCGGCGCGTTCATCCTCGGCAACGGCATCAAGACCATCAAGGCGACGGCACGCGTCATTCCGACCCTTTTCAAGGGGTCGAAATACAACAAGGACGTGTACATGGAGCTGATGGGCCTGCTTTACGTCCTGCTCGCCAAGGCGCGCAAGGAAGGCACGCTCACGCTCGAAGCCGACATCGACGATCCGGACAAGAGCCCGATCTTCACGCAGTACCCGAAGATCCTGGCCGACCGGCACATCGTGGAATTTCTGACCGATTACCTGCGCCTCATGGTGGGCGGCAACATGAACGCTTTCGAGATCGAAAGCCTCATGGACGAGGAAATCGAAACGCATCACTCGGAAGGCGAGGCGCCCGCTCATGCGCTCGCGAAGGTCGGCGACGCGATGCCGGCGTTCGGTATCGTGGCCGCGGTGATGGGCGTGGTGCACACCATGGCCTCCGCCGACAAGCCGCCGGCGGTGCTGGGCGAGATGATCGCGCAGGCGCTCGTGGGTACCTTCCTCGGCATTCTGCTGTCGTACGGCCTGATCGGGCCGCTCGCGAGCCTCGCGGAGCAGCGCGTGACGGAGTCCACCAAGATGTTCCAGTGCATCAAGGTGACGATTCTCGCGAGCCTGAACGGCTACGCGCCGGCCATTGCCGTGGAGTTCGGCCGCAAGGTGCTGTTCTCCACCGAGCGTCCGTCGTTCGCCGAGCTCGAAGAGCACGTGCGTCGCGTGAAGGCGAAGTAA
- the motB gene encoding flagellar motor protein MotB gives MSKDKDRAIVVKRAAPAKKGHHGGAWKLAYADFMTAMMAFFLLMWLLSSASTTQLKGIAEYFNQPLKITLWGGDRSAEDSSILRGGGRDISTDQQGITRMSDGSTSHAEHSQSRADDQAMKQLQGELERREQVRLHDLQVKLMAAIEANPVLRQFRQQIRIDSTLTGLRIEIVDTQKRPMFATASDEVEPYMRDILREIGKTLNDVPNRIVVQGHTDAVPYAGGEKGYSNWELSADRANASRRELIAGGMDEAKVLRVLGLASTQNLVKDDPLAPENRRISIIVLNKKSEEALTRDDTTTTTLSDDAAGAGRQLFPKIAPEMASAPVQARPQPPLIQEPHPAQQQQAQQQHEQAGQ, from the coding sequence ATGAGCAAGGACAAGGATCGCGCCATTGTCGTCAAGCGTGCTGCCCCCGCGAAGAAGGGGCATCACGGCGGCGCGTGGAAGCTCGCCTACGCGGACTTCATGACCGCGATGATGGCGTTCTTCCTGCTGATGTGGCTGCTGAGTTCGGCGTCCACCACGCAGCTGAAGGGCATCGCCGAGTATTTCAACCAGCCGCTCAAGATCACGCTCTGGGGCGGCGACCGCAGCGCAGAGGATTCGAGCATCCTGCGCGGCGGCGGCCGGGACATTTCGACGGACCAGCAGGGCATTACGCGCATGAGCGACGGCTCCACGTCGCACGCCGAGCATAGCCAGTCGCGCGCCGACGACCAGGCCATGAAGCAGCTGCAAGGCGAACTGGAGCGTCGCGAGCAGGTACGCCTGCACGACCTGCAGGTGAAGCTGATGGCCGCGATCGAGGCGAACCCGGTGCTGCGCCAGTTCAGGCAGCAGATCCGCATCGACTCGACGCTCACCGGCCTGCGCATCGAGATCGTGGATACGCAGAAGCGGCCGATGTTCGCCACGGCGAGCGACGAGGTGGAGCCGTACATGCGCGACATCCTGCGCGAGATCGGCAAGACCTTGAACGACGTGCCGAACCGCATCGTCGTGCAGGGCCACACCGACGCCGTGCCGTACGCGGGCGGCGAGAAGGGCTACAGCAACTGGGAGCTTTCAGCGGACCGCGCGAACGCGTCGCGCCGCGAGCTGATTGCAGGCGGCATGGACGAAGCGAAGGTGCTGCGCGTGCTGGGACTCGCCTCCACGCAGAACCTCGTGAAGGACGATCCGCTCGCGCCGGAAAACCGTCGTATCAGCATCATCGTGCTCAACAAGAAGTCGGAAGAGGCGCTGACGCGCGACGACACGACCACGACGACGCTCTCGGACGACGCCGCGGGCGCGGGCCGGCAGCTGTTCCCGAAGATCGCGCCGGAGATGGCGTCGGCGCCCGTGCAGGCGCGGCCGCAGCCGCCGCTGATCCAGGAACCGCACCCGGCGCAGCAGCAACAGGCGCAGCAGCAACACGAACAGGCAGGGCAGTGA
- the flhC gene encoding flagellar transcriptional regulator FlhC, producing MAYKSVVLEVREITLAIELIELGARLQLLEAETGLSRDRLIKLYKELKGVSPPKGMLPFSTDWFMTWQPNIHSSLFYNIYRFMIDHGGCETIQSIVKSYRLYLEHVQLQGEEPVLSLTRAWTLVRFFDSGMLQMTGCVRCGGHFVAHAHDPQQGFVCGLCQPPSRAGKTRKPAIAAESPLLAS from the coding sequence ATGGCCTATAAGAGTGTGGTACTCGAGGTCCGCGAGATCACGCTCGCGATCGAGCTGATCGAACTCGGCGCGCGGCTGCAACTGCTCGAAGCCGAGACCGGCCTGTCGCGCGACCGGCTCATCAAGCTGTACAAGGAACTGAAGGGCGTTTCCCCGCCCAAGGGCATGCTGCCGTTCTCGACGGACTGGTTCATGACCTGGCAGCCCAACATCCACTCGTCGCTGTTCTACAACATTTACCGGTTCATGATCGACCACGGCGGCTGCGAGACCATCCAGTCCATCGTGAAGAGCTACCGGCTCTACCTCGAACACGTGCAGTTGCAGGGCGAGGAGCCGGTGCTGAGCCTCACCCGGGCGTGGACACTCGTGCGCTTCTTCGACTCGGGCATGCTGCAGATGACCGGATGCGTGCGCTGCGGCGGACATTTCGTCGCGCACGCCCACGACCCTCAGCAAGGCTTCGTATGCGGTCTGTGCCAGCCGCCGTCGCGCGCGGGCAAGACGAGGAAGCCCGCCATCGCAGCCGAATCGCCGCTGCTCGCCTCCTGA
- a CDS encoding chemotaxis protein CheW, with product MAEVQSIQNSGASGGALAHRRDAQQAEAGGQEFLVFTLGAEEYGIDILKVQEIRGYESVTRIANAPDFIKGVINLRGIIVPIVDMRIKFHLGRVEYDHQTVVIILNVAHRVVGMVVDGVSDVLTLQTDQIMPAPEFGATLTTEYLTGLGTVDGRMLILMDIEKLMTSREMALIEALGV from the coding sequence GTGGCAGAAGTCCAATCCATCCAGAACAGCGGCGCGAGCGGCGGCGCCCTCGCGCATCGTCGCGACGCGCAGCAGGCCGAGGCGGGCGGTCAGGAATTCCTCGTCTTCACGCTGGGCGCGGAAGAGTACGGCATCGACATCCTGAAGGTGCAGGAAATTCGCGGCTACGAAAGCGTGACGCGCATCGCGAACGCGCCCGACTTCATCAAGGGCGTGATCAACCTGCGCGGCATCATCGTGCCGATCGTCGACATGCGCATCAAGTTCCACCTGGGCCGCGTGGAGTACGACCACCAGACCGTGGTGATCATCCTGAACGTCGCGCATCGCGTGGTGGGCATGGTGGTGGACGGCGTGTCCGACGTGCTCACGCTCCAGACCGACCAGATCATGCCGGCGCCGGAATTCGGCGCGACGCTCACGACCGAGTACCTCACGGGCCTCGGCACCGTGGACGGCCGCATGCTGATCCTGATGGACATCGAAAAGCTGATGACGAGCCGCGAAATGGCGCTCATCGAAGCGCTGGGCGTATAA
- a CDS encoding BadF/BadG/BcrA/BcrD ATPase family protein, producing the protein MESTFYLVGVDGGGTGTRVVLGDAQGVELAQASSGPSGLGLGIGSAWQAIEAGCRDAFAAVGRPLAWSHCVLGCGLAGVNNRDWLAAFRAQAPQVAALAVESDAYTTLLGAHGGAPGVVVALGTGSIAAVLDEAGECRIAGGYGFPSGDEASGAWLGLRAVGYAQQALDGRAPADAFAAALLEQMGAHDRDSLIVWLCEANQTAYARLAPIVLAHRTHPFAVSLLAQAGEEIGKLIAALDPSGSLPAALCGGLAGPLTQWVPERYAMRLRAPLADSARGALRLAQREAERLGMA; encoded by the coding sequence ATGGAATCCACTTTCTATCTGGTTGGCGTCGACGGCGGCGGTACGGGTACGCGCGTGGTGCTCGGCGACGCGCAGGGTGTCGAGCTTGCGCAGGCGTCCAGCGGGCCCTCGGGGCTCGGGCTGGGCATCGGCTCCGCATGGCAGGCCATCGAGGCCGGCTGTCGCGACGCCTTTGCTGCGGTGGGCCGCCCGCTCGCCTGGTCTCACTGCGTGCTGGGCTGTGGGCTCGCGGGCGTCAACAATCGCGACTGGCTTGCCGCGTTTCGTGCGCAGGCTCCGCAGGTCGCGGCACTCGCAGTGGAAAGCGACGCGTACACCACATTGCTTGGCGCGCATGGCGGCGCACCGGGCGTGGTGGTGGCGCTGGGCACCGGCAGTATCGCGGCCGTACTGGACGAGGCTGGAGAGTGCCGCATCGCCGGGGGTTACGGCTTTCCGTCAGGAGACGAGGCGAGCGGCGCGTGGTTGGGTTTGCGGGCGGTCGGTTACGCGCAGCAGGCTCTGGATGGGCGCGCGCCCGCCGATGCGTTCGCTGCCGCATTGCTCGAGCAGATGGGCGCGCATGATCGCGACAGTCTGATCGTGTGGCTGTGCGAGGCGAACCAGACGGCGTACGCGCGTCTCGCACCCATCGTGCTGGCGCATCGCACGCATCCATTTGCTGTGAGTCTGCTTGCGCAGGCGGGCGAGGAAATCGGCAAACTTATTGCGGCGCTCGATCCCTCGGGCAGTTTGCCGGCGGCGCTGTGCGGCGGACTGGCTGGGCCGCTGACCCAGTGGGTGCCGGAACGGTATGCCATGCGGCTGCGCGCGCCACTTGCCGATTCGGCCCGCGGCGCGCTGCGCCTCGCACAGCGGGAAGCAGAGAGGCTCGGCATGGCGTGA
- the cheA gene encoding chemotaxis protein CheA: MTLDITQFYQTFFDEADELLAQMEQLLLNLDIGRPDPEDLAAIFRAAHSIKGGAATFGFTALTETTHILESLLDRARNNELVLRKDMIDTFLETKDVLSGQLADYRASAEPDAAAAAAVRAKLERLYAESRGAAAPEAAQPAAAAPAPEAAPAPAAPAPQAVAAEPAASGPANGAPDHVVDEAIQAAPSSAGAAAGADAAEGPHLKITLRGVGEKDQELLVEELGNLGHIAGQAKEGNDLTLWVDTDVPSDDIVAVCCFVIDESQISIGRGSAPGQGEQQGEPGTPAAAAHEPALPAAVATQPVAPPPATSSNHTDAAASQPAAPAASAPAVPAPAPAAAPAEPAAAAAKPAAAAASAEERKARPAAAAAGSEGSSIRVGVEKVDQLINLVGELVITQAMLAETTSTFDPALHDRLFNGMAQLERNARDLQEAVMSIRMMPMDYVFSRFPRLVRDLASKLGKEVELVTFGQATELDKSLIERIIDPLTHLVRNSLDHGIETVEARRAAGKGATGQLVLSAAHHGGNIVIEVSDDGAGLRRDKILAKAMKQGLPVSDTMTDDEVWQLIFMPGFSTAEQVTDVSGRGVGMDVVKRNIQAMGGHVEITSHAGKGTTTRIVLPLTLAILDGMSVKVGNEIFILPLNFVMESLQPRNEDIYTVANGERVVRVRGEYLPLVALHEVFSVEGARTDPTQGIVTILETEGRRFAMLIDELVGQQQVVVKNLETNYRKVHGISAATILGDGSVALIVDVAALNRETRAAHGSLAALA, encoded by the coding sequence ATGACACTCGACATCACACAGTTCTATCAGACGTTCTTCGACGAAGCGGACGAACTGCTCGCGCAGATGGAGCAGCTCCTGCTCAATCTGGACATCGGCCGGCCCGATCCCGAAGACCTCGCAGCGATTTTCCGCGCGGCGCACTCCATCAAGGGCGGCGCGGCCACGTTCGGCTTCACGGCGCTCACCGAGACCACGCACATTCTCGAATCGCTGCTGGACCGCGCGCGCAACAACGAACTCGTGCTGCGCAAGGACATGATCGACACGTTCCTCGAAACGAAGGACGTGCTCTCGGGCCAGCTCGCCGACTATCGCGCGAGCGCCGAACCGGACGCCGCCGCAGCCGCCGCCGTGCGCGCGAAGCTGGAGCGGCTCTACGCCGAAAGCCGCGGTGCGGCCGCGCCGGAGGCGGCGCAGCCTGCCGCTGCGGCGCCGGCCCCTGAAGCGGCACCTGCGCCGGCCGCGCCCGCACCGCAAGCCGTGGCGGCCGAACCCGCCGCGAGCGGCCCGGCCAACGGCGCGCCCGACCACGTCGTCGATGAAGCCATTCAAGCCGCACCGTCGAGCGCAGGCGCAGCCGCCGGCGCCGACGCGGCAGAAGGACCCCACCTGAAAATTACGCTACGGGGCGTAGGGGAAAAGGACCAGGAACTGCTCGTCGAAGAACTGGGCAACCTCGGTCACATTGCCGGACAGGCAAAAGAAGGGAACGACCTCACGCTGTGGGTCGACACCGACGTGCCGTCCGACGACATCGTTGCCGTGTGCTGCTTCGTGATCGATGAAAGTCAGATCTCGATTGGCCGCGGCTCCGCGCCGGGACAGGGCGAACAGCAGGGCGAGCCTGGAACGCCTGCCGCTGCCGCTCATGAACCGGCGTTGCCGGCAGCGGTCGCCACGCAACCCGTTGCGCCGCCGCCCGCCACTTCTTCGAATCACACCGATGCCGCAGCGAGCCAGCCGGCCGCGCCCGCAGCGTCGGCACCCGCTGTTCCCGCGCCGGCACCGGCAGCCGCACCGGCCGAGCCCGCCGCCGCAGCGGCCAAGCCCGCAGCCGCCGCCGCTTCGGCGGAAGAGCGCAAGGCGCGCCCCGCCGCAGCGGCCGCGGGCAGCGAAGGCAGCTCCATTCGCGTGGGCGTCGAAAAGGTCGACCAGCTCATCAACCTCGTCGGCGAACTCGTCATTACGCAGGCCATGCTGGCCGAAACCACCAGCACCTTCGACCCGGCGCTGCACGACCGGCTCTTCAACGGCATGGCCCAGCTCGAGCGCAATGCGCGCGACCTGCAGGAAGCCGTGATGTCCATCCGCATGATGCCGATGGATTACGTGTTCAGCCGCTTCCCGCGTCTCGTGCGCGACCTCGCGTCGAAGCTCGGCAAGGAAGTGGAACTGGTCACGTTCGGTCAGGCGACGGAACTCGACAAGAGCCTGATCGAGCGCATCATCGACCCGCTCACGCACCTCGTGCGCAACAGCCTCGACCACGGCATCGAAACGGTGGAAGCACGCCGCGCCGCAGGCAAGGGCGCCACGGGCCAGCTCGTGCTCTCCGCCGCGCACCACGGCGGCAACATCGTGATCGAGGTGAGCGACGACGGCGCCGGCCTGCGTCGCGACAAGATTCTCGCGAAGGCGATGAAGCAGGGCCTGCCCGTCTCCGACACGATGACCGACGACGAAGTCTGGCAACTCATCTTCATGCCGGGCTTCTCCACCGCCGAACAGGTCACCGACGTGTCGGGCCGCGGTGTGGGCATGGACGTCGTGAAGCGAAACATCCAGGCCATGGGCGGCCACGTCGAGATCACTTCGCACGCGGGCAAGGGCACGACCACGCGCATCGTGCTGCCGCTCACGCTCGCCATTCTCGACGGCATGTCGGTGAAGGTGGGCAACGAGATCTTCATCCTGCCGCTCAACTTCGTGATGGAGTCGCTCCAGCCGCGCAACGAAGACATCTACACGGTCGCCAACGGCGAGCGCGTGGTGCGCGTGCGCGGCGAGTACCTCCCGCTCGTGGCGCTGCACGAGGTGTTCTCGGTGGAAGGCGCGCGTACGGATCCGACGCAGGGCATCGTCACGATTCTCGAGACGGAAGGCCGGCGCTTCGCGATGCTGATCGACGAACTGGTCGGCCAGCAGCAGGTGGTGGTGAAGAACCTCGAGACGAACTACCGCAAGGTGCACGGCATTTCCGCCGCGACCATCCTCGGCGACGGCAGTGTCGCCCTGATCGTGGACGTGGCGGCATTGAATCGCGAGACGCGCGCGGCGCACGGTTCGCTCGCGGCGCTCGCATAA
- a CDS encoding response regulator — protein MIRNILAIDDSAAMRQIISATLTAAGYEVTVASDGEEGLENALAVQFDLVLTDQHMPRVSGLDLIGRLRRNPAYQNTPILLLTTEDSEPFKDAARAAGATGWIEKPVDPDLLTDLVASLSEQEAS, from the coding sequence ATGATCAGGAACATTCTGGCGATCGACGATTCGGCCGCGATGCGGCAAATCATCTCCGCCACGCTGACGGCGGCCGGCTACGAGGTCACGGTGGCGTCGGACGGTGAAGAGGGGCTCGAAAACGCGCTGGCGGTCCAGTTCGACCTCGTGCTCACGGACCAGCACATGCCGCGCGTGAGCGGGCTCGATCTGATCGGGCGGCTGCGCAGGAACCCGGCGTACCAGAACACGCCCATCCTGCTGCTGACGACCGAAGACAGCGAGCCGTTCAAGGACGCGGCGCGTGCGGCGGGCGCGACGGGCTGGATCGAAAAGCCCGTGGACCCGGACCTGCTCACGGACCTCGTCGCGTCGCTGTCGGAACAGGAAGCGTCCTGA
- a CDS encoding histidine phosphatase family protein, producing the protein MALWLAAGVGAAMAPAAAWAASGDVETLVFVRHGEKPSQGLGQLNCQGLNRALALPAVIAAKFGKPDAIYAPDPGEKKNDNGHAWNYVRPLATIEPTAIAFGMPVQTPYGYSHIEQLGNTLVDPAWRNKTVVVAWEHRLIEQLVRQLMSAHGGTPADVPKWASNDFDSIYVVKLDWRGGSPKATFKHDHEGLDGRATDCPCAALPGGDAVGSSAAGSSAASAP; encoded by the coding sequence ATGGCGTTATGGCTTGCCGCTGGCGTTGGCGCCGCGATGGCACCTGCCGCGGCATGGGCTGCATCGGGCGATGTGGAGACGCTCGTGTTCGTGCGCCACGGCGAGAAACCGTCCCAAGGACTCGGACAGCTCAATTGCCAAGGCCTCAACCGCGCGCTGGCGCTGCCCGCCGTCATCGCGGCGAAGTTCGGCAAGCCGGATGCCATCTACGCGCCCGATCCCGGCGAAAAGAAGAACGACAATGGACATGCATGGAATTATGTGCGCCCGCTCGCGACCATCGAGCCCACCGCAATCGCGTTCGGCATGCCGGTTCAAACGCCCTACGGCTATTCGCACATCGAGCAGCTTGGCAACACGCTGGTGGATCCAGCGTGGCGCAATAAGACCGTGGTGGTTGCGTGGGAGCATCGCCTGATCGAACAACTGGTGCGTCAGCTGATGTCCGCGCATGGCGGCACACCCGCCGACGTGCCGAAGTGGGCAAGCAACGATTTCGACAGCATCTACGTCGTCAAACTCGACTGGCGCGGCGGCTCACCAAAGGCGACGTTCAAGCACGACCACGAAGGGCTGGACGGCCGGGCAACGGACTGCCCGTGCGCGGCGCTGCCGGGTGGCGACGCGGTTGGGTCGTCGGCTGCGGGTTCTTCGGCTGCGTCGGCACCCTGA
- a CDS encoding Cof-type HAD-IIB family hydrolase: protein MYQVIATDLDGTLLNADHQVDPFTVDTVNRLEAKGLQFVIATGRHYADVAGIREVLGIRSYLITSNGARVHAPDDTVIHARNLEAATVRRIVQPEIVGEHGRVIVSLFADDAWLIDREAPKLLAFHQDSGFTYQVTDLTRHSGEDIAKGLYVGEPEDLAEIAARIEREFGDAVYITYSLPDCLEIMAAGVSKGRALLAVLARLTVDASRCVAFGDNLNDIDLLETAGHPFMMNNANPKLIARLPHVPRIGNNFEAGVAHHLRKLFELDDELAS, encoded by the coding sequence ATGTATCAGGTCATCGCCACCGATCTCGACGGAACCCTGCTCAACGCCGATCACCAGGTGGACCCGTTTACCGTGGATACCGTGAACCGGCTGGAGGCGAAAGGACTGCAGTTCGTGATCGCGACCGGCCGGCACTATGCCGACGTGGCGGGTATTCGCGAGGTGCTCGGCATCCGCTCGTATCTCATCACGTCCAACGGCGCGCGCGTGCATGCGCCCGACGACACGGTGATTCACGCGCGTAATCTCGAAGCAGCCACCGTGCGACGCATCGTGCAGCCTGAAATCGTGGGCGAGCATGGACGGGTGATCGTGAGCCTTTTCGCCGACGACGCCTGGTTGATCGACCGCGAAGCGCCGAAACTGCTGGCTTTCCACCAGGACTCCGGCTTCACGTATCAGGTGACTGACTTGACGCGGCACAGCGGCGAGGACATTGCGAAGGGGCTCTACGTCGGCGAGCCAGAGGACCTGGCCGAAATCGCGGCGCGCATCGAACGCGAATTTGGCGACGCTGTGTACATCACGTATTCGCTGCCCGATTGCCTGGAAATCATGGCCGCGGGCGTATCGAAGGGTCGCGCGCTTCTGGCGGTGCTGGCGCGGCTTACCGTGGATGCATCACGTTGTGTCGCGTTCGGCGATAACCTGAACGACATCGATCTGCTGGAGACGGCGGGCCATCCGTTTATGATGAACAACGCCAATCCGAAGCTCATTGCTCGCCTGCCGCACGTGCCGCGCATCGGCAATAACTTCGAAGCCGGCGTTGCACACCATCTACGCAAGCTCTTCGAGCTGGATGACGAACTGGCGTCGTAG